In Thauera sp. JM12B12, one DNA window encodes the following:
- a CDS encoding IclR family transcriptional regulator, whose product MSANKTDPSASAEGKTSIQVIERMMKLLDVLAHHADPVPLKQLALETGLHPSTAHRILGAMTHSGFVERSDAGIYRLGIRLLELGSIVKSRISLRETAMPFMLKLHAATGESVNLGVRAGDEIVYVERTSSGRASVRVVHIVGARAPLHTTATGKLFLVEDGLERIRDYARRTGLPASTPASITTLPALEKELDRVRRHGVGFDLDEVEAGVRCIAAGIRDDDGELIAGLSLSTPSERFNPDWAPLVRETADEISRALGYLAPRAS is encoded by the coding sequence GTGTCAGCCAACAAGACCGACCCGAGCGCCAGCGCCGAAGGCAAGACATCAATCCAGGTCATCGAACGCATGATGAAGCTGCTCGACGTGCTCGCCCACCACGCCGACCCCGTCCCGCTCAAGCAGCTCGCGCTCGAGACCGGGCTGCACCCGTCGACCGCGCACCGCATCCTCGGCGCGATGACCCACAGCGGCTTCGTCGAGCGTTCGGACGCCGGCATCTACCGGCTGGGGATCCGCCTGCTCGAGCTCGGCAGCATCGTCAAGTCGCGCATCTCGCTGCGCGAGACGGCGATGCCCTTCATGCTCAAGCTGCACGCGGCGACCGGCGAGAGCGTGAACCTCGGCGTGCGCGCGGGCGACGAGATCGTCTATGTCGAGCGCACCTCCAGCGGCCGCGCCTCGGTGCGCGTGGTGCACATCGTCGGCGCGCGGGCGCCGCTGCACACCACCGCCACCGGCAAGCTCTTCCTGGTCGAAGACGGCCTCGAGCGCATCCGCGACTACGCGCGCCGCACCGGCCTGCCGGCATCGACGCCGGCCTCCATCACCACCCTGCCCGCACTGGAAAAGGAACTCGACCGCGTGCGCCGCCACGGCGTGGGCTTCGACCTCGACGAAGTCGAAGCCGGCGTACGCTGCATCGCCGCCGGCATCCGCGACGACGATGGCGAGCTGATTGCGGGCCTGTCGCTGTCGACGCCGTCCGAGCGCTTCAACCCCGACTGGGCCCCGCTCGTGCGCGAGACGGCGGATGAGATTTCGCGCGCGCTCGGCTACCTGGCGCCGCGTGCGAGCTGA